A DNA window from Phragmites australis chromosome 11, lpPhrAust1.1, whole genome shotgun sequence contains the following coding sequences:
- the LOC133884909 gene encoding aquaporin TIP4-2 isoform X1: MAKLVDKFVDSCGNDDTPDAGCVRAVLAELVLTFLFVFTGVAASMAAAGSGEKPGVAMPIATLAAVAIAHALAAGVLVTAGFHVSGGHLNPAVTVALLARGHITALRSGLYVATQLLASSLACILLRYLTGGMVTPVHALGTGISPMQGLVMEVILTFSLLFVTYAMILDPRSSVRTIGPLLTGLIVGANTLAGGNFSGASMNPARSFGPALATGVWTNHWVYWLGPLLGGPLAGLVYESLFLVNKTYDPLL; encoded by the exons ATGGCCAAGCTGGTGGACAAGTTTGTGGACTCGTGCGGCAACGACGACACCCCGGACGCCGGCTGCGTGCGCGCCGTGCTGGCCGAGCTGGTCCTCACCTTCCTCTTTGTCTTCACCGGCGTCGCTGCCTCCATGGCCGCCG CAGGGTCCGGTGAGAAGCCTGGTGTGGCTATGCCGATTGCGAccctggcggcggtggcgatcGCACACGCGCTGGCGGCGGGGGTGCTTGTGACGGCGGGTTTCCACGTGTCCGGCGGGCACCTGAACCCGGCGGTCACGGTGGCGCTGCTGGCGCGCGGCCACATCACGGCGCTTCGGTCAGGGCTGTACGTGGCGACGCAGCTGCTGGCGTCCTCCCTCGCCTGCATCCTCCTCCGTTACCTCACCGGCGGCATG GTCACCCCGGTGCACGCCCTGGGCACAGGCATCAGCCCGATGCAGGGCCTGGTCATGGAGGTCATCCtcaccttctccctcctcttcgTCACCTACGCGATGATCCTCGACCCGCGGAGCTCGGTCCGCACGATCGGCCCGCTGCTCACCGGCCTCATCGTCGGCGCCAACACCCTCGCCGGCGGCAACTTCTCCGGCGCGTCCATGAACCCCGCCAGGTCCTTCGGCCCGGCGCTGGCCACCGGGGTGTGGACCAACCACTGGGTCTACTGGCTCGGCccgctgctcggtgggcccctcgCGGGGCTCGTCTACGAGTCGCTGTTCTTGGTCAACAAGACCTATGATCCTCTGCTGTAA
- the LOC133884909 gene encoding aquaporin TIP4-2 isoform X2 yields MAKLVDKFVDSCGNDDTPDAGCVRAVLAELVLTFLFVFTGVAASMAAGSGEKPGVAMPIATLAAVAIAHALAAGVLVTAGFHVSGGHLNPAVTVALLARGHITALRSGLYVATQLLASSLACILLRYLTGGMVTPVHALGTGISPMQGLVMEVILTFSLLFVTYAMILDPRSSVRTIGPLLTGLIVGANTLAGGNFSGASMNPARSFGPALATGVWTNHWVYWLGPLLGGPLAGLVYESLFLVNKTYDPLL; encoded by the exons ATGGCCAAGCTGGTGGACAAGTTTGTGGACTCGTGCGGCAACGACGACACCCCGGACGCCGGCTGCGTGCGCGCCGTGCTGGCCGAGCTGGTCCTCACCTTCCTCTTTGTCTTCACCGGCGTCGCTGCCTCCATGGCCGCCG GGTCCGGTGAGAAGCCTGGTGTGGCTATGCCGATTGCGAccctggcggcggtggcgatcGCACACGCGCTGGCGGCGGGGGTGCTTGTGACGGCGGGTTTCCACGTGTCCGGCGGGCACCTGAACCCGGCGGTCACGGTGGCGCTGCTGGCGCGCGGCCACATCACGGCGCTTCGGTCAGGGCTGTACGTGGCGACGCAGCTGCTGGCGTCCTCCCTCGCCTGCATCCTCCTCCGTTACCTCACCGGCGGCATG GTCACCCCGGTGCACGCCCTGGGCACAGGCATCAGCCCGATGCAGGGCCTGGTCATGGAGGTCATCCtcaccttctccctcctcttcgTCACCTACGCGATGATCCTCGACCCGCGGAGCTCGGTCCGCACGATCGGCCCGCTGCTCACCGGCCTCATCGTCGGCGCCAACACCCTCGCCGGCGGCAACTTCTCCGGCGCGTCCATGAACCCCGCCAGGTCCTTCGGCCCGGCGCTGGCCACCGGGGTGTGGACCAACCACTGGGTCTACTGGCTCGGCccgctgctcggtgggcccctcgCGGGGCTCGTCTACGAGTCGCTGTTCTTGGTCAACAAGACCTATGATCCTCTGCTGTAA